Sequence from the Thermoplasmata archaeon genome:
GATCGCACGGCTTGGTGATCTCGACCAACGCACCTCCGACCTCGAAGCTGCGCCCGACCGCATACTGCGCGTTCGGAATTCCCTTGGAAGTGATGTTCTCGCCAAAGTCCCCGGGGCGGACCGGCCAGCCTTCTCGCCGGAACTCTTCGATGATCTCGAGCGGAAGGATCAGCACCGCCATCGCTGGGTCGTCGTGCTTCTCCTCGTGGCGATATCGGTTGAAATCCCCCTCCAAACCCGTGTGCTTCAGCCGTACATGCTCGACGGACCGCTTCGGAAGGCCCCGCTCGCCCGGGGTCTCAGGCTTGAGGCTCAGTTGCACGACCCTCCCGACGACGCTGGGGATCGGACCCCCCGGAAGATCTGGAGCAGGTTTCGTCTCGATTTCGTCGACCACGGAACGCTTCCCCGGGCCCACCCTCCCGGCCGCGACCGTCGCTACGGTCGAACGACCCCTAAACGCCTTCCCCCGAGAGGGTGCCGAGGATTTCGCCGAAATGCCTAAAGCCGAATCATCCTGCCGCTGTCGCAGGGCCCATAGCTTAGGTTGGCTGGAGCACCCGGCTGATAACCGGGAGGTCGTCGGTTCAAATCCGACTGGGCCCATCGATCGGGTGAGCCGTCCCCCCGGGCGGGACCTCGGAAGCTCGTTCGATGGCCCGGCCGCCGTCGCCCGGTCGGCCACATCGGCGCGGTGTGCACGGGGGCCTCGCTGCCCCTCCGGCGGTCACGAACCGTCGCCGTCCCCAAGCCCGGCTCTCTGGACCGACGCAGCAAGGAGGTCCTCGAACGCTTACAGGGCGGCCCCGCAGCTCGCGCAGCGGGTGCGTCCGGCGGGGTTCAGGGTGCCGCAGTGGGTACAATGGAGGTAGACGGCCGGAGCGCTCGGGGACGGGGCCGTGGCGCCCGCCGCCGGCGCCCGAGGGGCGGACAGTCGGGCCGATCGGGCACTCGTGATGGAATGCACCCAGGCCGCCGCGCTGCGCGTCTTGAACGTGAAGGCGTTGGCGCCCCGCTCCGTCTCGACGTTGAGGCGCGGGCGGCCGATGGCCGGATCGGTCATGACGACGTTGCTGACCTGCTCTAGATCGACGTCGAGCAGCGTGCGGGGCGTCCCGGGGCTGAGCAGGTTGCCGCCGACGGTCCCCTCGAAGACGAGCCGCAGGTTCGTGAGATAGAGCACCCCCGGCAGGTCCTCCCCGTCGTCGTCGGCGTCGACCACCTCGGTGGCGATGGCTCGCTCTCCCGGTCGCAGAAGCATGGGCTCTTCCGGTATGCGAGTGGCGATTCGGTCCCCGATTCTTTAGGCTGGCGGCCGCGCCCGCGGATGCGCTCCCTCGGCGAACGTCGCCTCCCGCGGCCCCCGCACGAACGCTTATGGCGCGGAGGACCATCCGAACGCGATCGCCGATGCCGTACCAGCTGGGCCAGGGCTCTCGGCTCGTCCGCCGCAAGATCCTGGGCGACCGGGAGGTGGTGCGGCGGGCCAGCCACGAGTCTCTGTGGGGCGTACTGCCGAAGCTGATCGTCTGGATCGCCGTCTTTGGGTTCGTCGACTACTGGCTGTGGACCGGGTTGACGACCGTGCTGGGGACGATCCCGTACCTGACGCCGGTCATGCGCACGCTCGTGAGCGCCGGCTCGGATGCGCGCCTGACGATCGCCACGATCGCGCTGCTCGTGCCCGTGGCGGCCGGCGTCTACGGATTCTTCGTCTTGTGGCGGTGGGCACGGTACGTCTTCGCCGTGACCAACTTCCGGGTCCTCCACCAATACGGGATCCTCGGCACGGAGTTCGAGGAGATCCCGCTGGTCCAGATCCGGGACGTTGAGGTCAAGCAGAGCATGGTCCAGCGAGCGCTGCGCATCGGCTTCGTGCGCCTCAACTCCCTGCAGTTTCCCGGCGCGGCACCGGTCGTGGCGTCCCAGCATCCCGGCCGGAGGCCCGACGAGCCCCCCGGGGTCGAGGAATGGCTCCTGGTCCCGGACCCCTACGGCATCGAGAAGGACGTCGAGAGCCTCACCGAGGCCCTGGTGGCGAATCGCTCCGGGGGCCCGGCGCCGGTCGTGGGGACCTAGGCCGTCGCAGCGCCGAGCCGAGTCGTCGCACGAGGTCGAGGAGCGGCGCGTAGAAGACGACCGCGACCCAGGTCGGGTACAGCCAGTAGTTGCGCTTGAACACGAAGAACGAGAGCGGCCGGCTGGTGCAGGTCGATCCGGGGTCGCCGACGATCACGTGGCACCAGACCCCTGACGCGTCGAGGTAGAGGAACGGCGCCAGGATCGCGGCCGTGATCGCCACGGCGGCGAGCGCCCGAACGTACTCACGGCGGGCCAGGTGGTAGAGCACGACCACCACGTTCGCGAGCTGCTTGAGCGCGAGGGCGAACACCTCGGCCGCCCAGCGCGCCCGTCCGAGGGGCCCCGTGAACGCAAGCGCCAGCGTGAGGGCGAACAGCGGAACGAAGTCGTTCTGTCCGTTGGCGGCGAGCAGCGGCACCCAGGGGACCGCGAGGCCGGCGAGCGCTCGCCCGTTCCCCCGCAGCAGATAGAGCATGGCAGCCCAGGCGATCAGGGAGATCCAGCGGTAATCGACCCCCGGGATCTGAACGAAGGCGAGCAGCGGCAGGTAGACGTCGTAGGAGTTCTCGAGGTAGGTCTTGCCGTACTGGACGTAGTAGAACACGACCGGGTGGCTGTAGAGGTTCCAGCCGAGGGCGGCATAGGCCGGGGTGCTGTACGGCTCGTCCGAGAGCCCGTTGAGGACGCCGGTGAGCACCGACACGACGGCGATCCCGCCGCCCACGGCGAGCAGCGCCGGCACCGCCCACGGGACCGCGTCGGCGCGCCGGTCGAGCCCGCGGGCGACGAGCACGGTCACGAGGAAGATCGGGACGATGAGGAAGAGGAACCCGGGTACCGTCGTCCCTACCAGGAGCGGGACCGTCGACAGCGCGAGCAGGACGTAGAGGAGCGCCGTCCACCGCGGAGACATCGACGCAGCGCGGAGCCCCCGCCACCTCAGTCGGCGGCACGAGGCCCGCCCGCCGGCGCCCCGTTCCCCAGATAGCGGTCGAAGAAGTCGAGCATCGCACCGAAGCCCTCGACCCGATTCGCGCGCCGCACGAGTCCGTGGCCCTCGTCGTCGAAGCGCAGGAATTCGACCGGCCGACCTCGGGCGCGCAGGGCGGCCACGATCTGCTCCGCCTCCTCGATCGGCACCCGGGGATCGTTCGCGCCGTGGATCACGAGCAGCGGTGTCGTGATCCGGTCCACCCGATGGATCGGCGAGATCGCTTCGAGGAACTCTCGATCCGATTCCAGACTACCGTACTCCGCCTCCCGCAGCTTCCGTCGCCAGGGGCCCGTATTCTGGAGGAACGTGACCAGGTTCGAGATCCCGACCACGTCGACCGCCGCCCCCCAGCGCTCGGGATCGGCGGCGATCGACGCGAGGACCAGGAATCCCCCGTAGCTCGCGCCGTAGATCCCGAGGCGGCCGGGGCTCACCTTGCCGGAGGCGACGAGGTGATCCGCCAGATCGCGGAGGTCCCGGAGGGCGTCCGGCCGACGTCGGACGTCGTCCAGGTGCACGTACGTGCGACCGTAGCCGGTGCTCCCGCGGATGTTCGGGAAGACCACTCGCCAACCGCGGGCCGCGAGCATCAGATGGTGCGGCACGAACCGCGGTCGGGCCTGCGACTCCGGTCCGCCGTGCGCGACCACGATCGTCCCACGCGGGGCTCCGTCGCGCGGACCGAACTCCCAGTAGGGGATCGGAAGACCGTCGCTCGCCCGGTACGAGACGAGCGACCAATCGCTCACCGTCCTTGGCAGCGGCGCGGGGCCATGGGTGAGCGGCGTCGTCGCGCCGGTGCCGCGGTCCCACTTCCAGAGCTCGACGCCGAGCTGGGGGGAGCTCAACTCGAAGACGAAGGCGCTCGCGTCGGGCCACCAGACCGGCGCCGACGGGACCACCCCGACGGCGGGGAGCGGGACGCGCCGGTCCTCGCCCGTCGCGAGGTCCACCAGATGCACCTCGCTCGCGCCGTCCCGGTTGACCACGACGGCCACGGTCTGCGCGACGGGGTCGGTCCGCAGCGCTTCGACGTCGCCCGGGTAGGCCCTCAGGAGCTCGGGAGTGCGTCCCTCGCGGTAGGCGAACAGGGCGGCGAACTCGCGCTCGGGGTTGGTCGCCACCAGCACGCCGGTCGGGGTCAGATCGGCGCCGAAGACCGTCTGCTCCCCCGAGTGCGGCGTGAGCAGTCGCGGAGCTCCCTCGCTGATGAGGTAGAGGTCGTGATCGAGCGGGGTGTGCGCCTCGGCCTCGAGCACCCGACCGGCGTCGGCGGCGACCACGGCCAACCGGCTGTCGAGCTGGTGGATCCGGCGACGGCCGCCGGTGCGCACGTCGATCTCGTACGAGTCGAAGAACCGAGCGTCGCGCTCGTTGCTGGAGAAGGTGAAGCGGTGGTCGTCGCGCCAGGCCCCGGGAGAATGGATCACGCTGGGCGCGTCGGTGATCGCGCGGGCCCCGCCCACCCCGTCGCGGGACCAGAGGAGCAGCTGCCAGTGCTCGTTCGCCCCCCGATCCTGCGAAACGATCACGGCGTCGCCGGACCGCGCGGCGAGTACGCTCCCCGCTCGTTCGAGGGCACGGGAGAGCCGCTCGGCCGGCCCGCCGCGGGCCGGCTGCCGCCAGGGCTGCGGAACGCCCTCCCGATCCGAGACGTAGTACAGCCACTGCCCATCCGCCGACAGGCTCGGGTCACTCGAGAGCGGGCGGTCCATCCAGACCCTGTCCGCCGGGTTCGCGGTGCTCTCCGGCCGGGCGTTCACTGGCGACCGGAACGCGTCACGGGCGTAAGCGCTTCGGCCGGGAAGTGGCTCAGAGACGGCTGCGCGCGCTGGCCGCGGTCGCGGGCCCGACGCTGGCCGTGGACGCGGCGGCGGCGGGTCGCGAGGGGGCGGAGGGGCGGGCCATCGGTAGCATCGGCGACGGCGACGGCCGGATCGGAAGCCCGAGCCGTTCGCGGATCCAGTGACGGATGTCGTAGATGTAGAGGTTGCCGTACGGGCAGGCCTCGACACAGTTGCCAACGCCGCAGCACTTCGTGCTCCGGAACTCCCCGGTGCGACGGAAGTGGCCCGGCATGTCGGTGAGGCCGATGGGGCAGCCCTTCGCGCAGTCGACCGTCGTGCACGCCCGGCACACGTCCTTCGAGTGCACCTTCAGCTTGAACGGCCCGAGCTTCTGGAACGCTTGGGCGAACGTGCCGGTGTAGCACCACCCCATCGTGACGCAGTTGTAGTTGCCGGTATACGGGATCGTCACGAACATCACATACCAGAGGACGCCGAAGTACAGGCTGAAGAGGAAGACCGTCGGGTCGACCGAGCCCGGCAGGTACCAGCTCGTGCGCCCGGTCGTGTTCAGGTAGCTGATCACGGACGCGATCGCGAGCGATCCCATCACC
This genomic interval carries:
- a CDS encoding MOSC domain-containing protein → MQLSLKPETPGERGLPKRSVEHVRLKHTGLEGDFNRYRHEEKHDDPAMAVLILPLEIIEEFRREGWPVRPGDFGENITSKGIPNAQYAVGRSFEVGGALVEITKPCD
- a CDS encoding zinc finger Ran-binding domain-containing protein, with translation MLLRPGERAIATEVVDADDDGEDLPGVLYLTNLRLVFEGTVGGNLLSPGTPRTLLDVDLEQVSNVVMTDPAIGRPRLNVETERGANAFTFKTRSAAAWVHSITSARSARLSAPRAPAAGATAPSPSAPAVYLHCTHCGTLNPAGRTRCASCGAAL
- a CDS encoding PH domain-containing protein, coding for MPYQLGQGSRLVRRKILGDREVVRRASHESLWGVLPKLIVWIAVFGFVDYWLWTGLTTVLGTIPYLTPVMRTLVSAGSDARLTIATIALLVPVAAGVYGFFVLWRWARYVFAVTNFRVLHQYGILGTEFEEIPLVQIRDVEVKQSMVQRALRIGFVRLNSLQFPGAAPVVASQHPGRRPDEPPGVEEWLLVPDPYGIEKDVESLTEALVANRSGGPAPVVGT
- a CDS encoding S9 family peptidase; the protein is MDRPLSSDPSLSADGQWLYYVSDREGVPQPWRQPARGGPAERLSRALERAGSVLAARSGDAVIVSQDRGANEHWQLLLWSRDGVGGARAITDAPSVIHSPGAWRDDHRFTFSSNERDARFFDSYEIDVRTGGRRRIHQLDSRLAVVAADAGRVLEAEAHTPLDHDLYLISEGAPRLLTPHSGEQTVFGADLTPTGVLVATNPEREFAALFAYREGRTPELLRAYPGDVEALRTDPVAQTVAVVVNRDGASEVHLVDLATGEDRRVPLPAVGVVPSAPVWWPDASAFVFELSSPQLGVELWKWDRGTGATTPLTHGPAPLPRTVSDWSLVSYRASDGLPIPYWEFGPRDGAPRGTIVVAHGGPESQARPRFVPHHLMLAARGWRVVFPNIRGSTGYGRTYVHLDDVRRRPDALRDLRDLADHLVASGKVSPGRLGIYGASYGGFLVLASIAADPERWGAAVDVVGISNLVTFLQNTGPWRRKLREAEYGSLESDREFLEAISPIHRVDRITTPLLVIHGANDPRVPIEEAEQIVAALRARGRPVEFLRFDDEGHGLVRRANRVEGFGAMLDFFDRYLGNGAPAGGPRAAD